A genome region from Arachis duranensis cultivar V14167 chromosome 8, aradu.V14167.gnm2.J7QH, whole genome shotgun sequence includes the following:
- the LOC107460456 gene encoding xanthotoxin 5-hydroxylase CYP82C4, translated as MNISFQLTIVAILLSFICYAFLSKRKNKESGKEAPVPNGAWPIIGHLHLLGSHHQLLYRTLGRMADQYGPAFNIWLGSRRAFVVSSWEVAKECFTTNDKALASRPTTVAAKHMGYNYAVFGFAPYSAFWREMRKIATLELLSNRRLEMLKHVRISELNMGIRDLYNSWVQNNSNPVVVELNRWLEDLSLNTVVRMVAGKRYFGASAKCDDDEARRCQKAINQFFHLIGIFVVSDAVPFLRWLDVQGHEKAMKKTAKELDEILEGWLQEHRKRRVHGEEDDRDFIDVMLSLQKRGHLSNFQYDSDTSIKSTCLALILGGSDTTAGTLTWSISLLLNNPDALRKAQEELDLHVGKERQVEDSDIRNLRYIEAIIKETLRLYPAGPLLGPREAQEDCTVAGYHVPAGTRLVVNLWKIHRDPRVWKDPCSFQPERFLTSHHAAIDVRGQNFELIPFGSGRRSCPGMSFALQVLHLTLARLLHAFDFATISNEPVDMTESPGLTIPKATPLEILITPRLQPQLYA; from the exons atgaATATCTCATTTCAGTTAACCATTGTTGCTATTCTGTTATCATTTATATGCTATGCATTTTTGAGCAAGAGAAAGAACAAAGAAAGCGGCAAAGAGGCTCCTGTCCCGAATGGTGCATGGCCAATAATTGGCCATCTACACCTTCTAGGCAGCCACCACCAGCTACTTTACAGAACGCTCGGCAGAATGGCAGATCAATACGGGCCAGCCTTTAATATCTGGCTTGGCAGTCGTCGAGCGTTCGTGGTGAGTAGCTGGGAAGTAGCAAAAGAATGCTTCACAACAAATGACAAAGCACTTGCCTCACGTCCCACCACGGTGGCCGCAAAACACATGGGATACAACTATGCAGTGTTCGGTTTTGCGCCTTACAGCGCCTTCTGGCGCGAGATGAGAAAGATTGCGACTCTTGAACTTCTCTCCAACCGCAGGCTTGAAATGCTCAAGCACGTTAGAATCTCCGAGCTCAACATGGGAATAAGGGACCTTTACAACTCTTGGGTTCAGAACAATTCAAATCCTGTGGTTGTTGAACTTAACCGATGGCTGGAGGATTTGTCTCTCAACACGGTGGTTAGAATGGTGGCGGGGAAACGCTACTTTGGCGCCTCTGCTAAGTGTGATGATGACGAGGCAAGGCGATGCCAGAAAGCTATTAACCAATTCTTTCATCTGATAGGGATATTTGTTGTTTCAGATGCTGTTCCATTTCTGCGTTGGTTGGATGTGCAGGGGCATgagaaagcaatgaagaagacgGCTAAGGAGTTAGATGAGATACTTGAAGGGTGGTTGCAGGAGCATCGAAAGCGTAGGGTTCATGGAGAAGAAGATGATCGAGACTTCATTGATGTCATGTTGTCCCTCCAAAAACGTGGTCACCTTTCAAATTTCCAATACGATTCCGACACAAGTATCAAATCAACTTGCCTT GCACTTATACTTGGAGGGAGTGATACCACAGCTGGGACACTTACTTGGTCAATCTCTTTGCTCCTCAATAATCCTGATGCATTAAGAAAGGCACAAGAAGAATTGGACCTGCATGTTGGTAAGGAAAGGCAAGTTGAGGACTCAGATATTAGAAATCTTAGATATATTGAAGCCATTATTAAGGAAACCCTGAGGCTCTACCCAGCTGGTCCACTCCTAGGACCAAGAGAAGCCCAAGAAGATTGCACCGTTGCTGGTTATCATGTGCCAGCTGGCACACGGTTGGTGGTTAACTTGTGGAAGATTCATAGGGATCCAAGGGTTTGGAAAGACCCTTGTTCATTTCAACCGGAGAGGTTTCTCACAAGCCATCATGCTGCTATTGATGTTAGAGGTCAAAACTTTGAACTTATTCCTTTTGGATCTGGGAGAAGATCATGTCCTGGCATGTCGTTTGCGCTCCAAGTTCTTCACTTGACGCTTGCTCGTCTGCTTCATGCATTTGATTTTGCAACTATCTCCAACGAGCCAGTTGATATGACTGAGAGTCCAGGTTTAACCATTCCTAAGGCAACTCCACTGGAGATTCTCATTACTCCCCGTCTTCAACCACAACTATATGCCTAG